One window of Vitis riparia cultivar Riparia Gloire de Montpellier isolate 1030 chromosome 5, EGFV_Vit.rip_1.0, whole genome shotgun sequence genomic DNA carries:
- the LOC117915096 gene encoding primary amine oxidase-like, translated as MASLLQHLGLFLLFFVSCHSQYHPLDSLTPSEFHQVQAIVKGSNPGSSLNMTFQYVGLDEPDKSIVLSWLSNLNSTTPPPPRRAFVITLLHSQTHEIIVDLSTQSIISDEVYGGHGYPLLTSEEQTAASVLPLTYPPFIASITKRSLKLSDVVCSTFTVGWFGEDKSRRVLKIPCFYTDGTANLYMRPIEGVTIVVDLDDMKIIEYYDRLMVPVPEAEGTEYRLSKQNPPFGPPLNGVSAMPPDGPGFKIDGHNVRWANWDFHISFDARAGLIISLASIYNLQKGTFRQVLYRGHVSELFVPYMDPTEEWYYRTYFDEGEFGLGICTVPLQPMLDCPPNAVFMDGYYASQDGKPMSISNAFCIYEQEAGRIMWRHTETDIPGEEIKEVRPEVSLVVRMVVALTNYDYILDWEFKPSGSIKFGVRLTGIPAVKGVAYTHTDQIKEDVYGTLLAPNAIGVNHDHFFTYRLDLDVDGDANSFVKANLETKRVTDNSSPRKSYWTVVSETAKTESDAQIQLRLKPVELIVVNPNKKTKLGNYVGYRLIPGSLSSPLLSDDDYPQIRGAFTKYDVWITPYNKSEKWAGGLYMDQSRGDYTLAVWSQRNREIENKDIVLWYTIGFHHVPCQEDFPVMPTLSGGFELRPTNFFEKNPVLKTKPPTPVSWPNCTH; from the exons ATGGCTTCTCTGTTACAGCATCTGGGGCTCTTCTTGCTTTTCTTCGTCTCTTGCCACAGCCAGTACCACCCACTAGACTCTCTAACCCCATCTGAGTTCCACCAAGTTCAAGCCATTGTCAAGGGGTCGAACCCTGGCTCCAGCCTCAACATGACCTTCCAGTATGTTGGGCTGGACGAGCCAGACAAGTCCATCGTCCTCTCATGGCTCTCGAACCTCAACTCTACAACCCCACCTCCACCTCGCCGAGCCTTTGTTATCACTCTACTCCACAGCCAAACCCACGAAATCATCGTTGACTTGTCAACTCAGTCCATCATCTCCGACGAAGTCTACGGTGGACACGGCTACCCTTTGCTGACCAGCGAGGAACAAACGGCTGCATCCGTACTGCCTCTAACTTATCCACCATTTATAGCTTCAATTACGAAGAGAAGTCTCAAGTTATCCGATGTTGTTTGTTCTACCTTTACAGTGGGGTGGTTTGGAGAAGATAAGAGCAGAAGAGTGTTGAAAATACCGTGTTTTTACACAGACGGGACAGCTAATTTATACATGAGACCGATAGAAGGGGTAACAATAGTAGTTGATCTTGACGATATGAAGATAATCGAATACTATGACAGATTAATGGTTCCGGTGCCGGAAGCGGAAGGAACGGAGTACCGATTGTCCAAGCAGAATCCCCCATTTGGTCCTCCCCTAAACGGTGTGTCGGCCATGCCACCAGATGGACCTGGATTCAAGATCGATGGGCACAATGTCAG GTGGGCTAACTGGGACTTCCATATAAGCTTTGATGCACGAGCGGGTCTAATCATATCACTTGCATCAATTTATAATCTCCAGAAGGGCACATTTCGTCAAGTGTTATATAGAGGACACGTATCCGAGCTCTTTGTACCATATATGGATCCAACTGAGGAATGGTACTATAGAACCTATTTCGATGAAGGTGAATTTGGGTTGGGTATATGCACAGTCCCACTTCAACCAATGCTAGATTGCCCACCGAATGCAGTATTCATGGATGGGTATTATGCTAGCCAAGATGGCAAACCAATGAGTATATCAAATGCTTTTTGCATATATGAACAAGAAGCAGGAAGAATCATGTGGCGTCATACTGAGACTGACATTCCAGGAGAAGAG ATAAAGGAGGTGAGGCCAGAAGTGAGCCTAGTAGTAAGGATGGTCGTGGCACTCACCAACTATGACTATATACTTGATTGGGAATTCAAGCCCAGCGGCTCCATCAAATTTGGG GTGAGGTTAACTGGTATACCAGCAGTGAAAGGGGTAGCATACACTCACACAGATCAGATAAAGGAGGATGTTTATGGCACATTGTTGGCACCTAACGCTATTGGTGTAAACCATGATCACTTCTTCACATACCGTCTTGATCTCGATGTAGATGGGGATGCCAACTCCTTTGTCAAGGCCAATTTGGAAACAAAGAGAGTAACAGACAATAGTTCACCGAGGAAGAGTTATTGGACGGTTGTGAGTGAGACTGCTAAAACTGAATCTGATGCACAAATTCAACTACGATTGAAGCCAGTTGAGCTAATAGTGGTGAATCCCAATAAGAAAACCAAGCTTGGGAACTATGTTGGTTATCGCCTAATTCCAGGGTCATTATCTAGTCCGCTTCTGTCAGATGATGACTACCCGCAAATTCGTGGTGCCTTCACGAAGTATGATGTTTGGATCACTCCATACAACAAGTCTGAAAAATGGGCAGGAGGGTTGTATATGGACCAGAGTCGAGGGGATTACACCTTAGCTGTTTGGAGCCAGAG GAATAGGGAGATTGAAAACAAAGACATTGTGTTGTGGTACACAATAGGATTTCACCATGTTCCTTGCCAAGAAGATTTTCCAGTCATGCCAACATTGAGTGGTGGATTTGAGCTCCGACCCACCAATTTCTTTGAGAAGAATCCTGTGTTGAAAACAAAACCGCCTACTCCTGTGTCTTGGCCTAATTGCACCCACTAG